From the genome of bacterium:
TTTAGCGCTGAAATTTAATCTATCCCTTGCAAGCATTACTGCGTTTATATTTATGTCGACACCGATCGCATTTCGCCCGAGTAGTTTAGCCTCAACAAGAGTTGTTCCGCTTCCCATCATCTGGTCTAATACCCAATCTCCTTTTTCGGTATATTTTAATATTAGGTTTCTCGGTATGTATGGTGACCAATTTCCTCTGTAGTTGCCTATATGTGTTGCCCAGTTACCTCTATCTGGAAAGCTCCAGACTGTTGTCCTTTCTAATTGGTAATCTTCAGGTGGTCCAAAGGAGTTAATTTTCCACTCTTTGTGAAGTTTAATCGTATTATTGCCAATAGTTACCGAGTCGTGGGTTCTAATGAATTCTAAATAATCCTTATGGGTGATTTCTTTCATGATTTAAAGAATAAGAATTGAGCTACTTAAGGCTAATCTCAATCCGCCTGAGGCTCAAGCTTGCCTCTTCCTTGATTCGTTTTTGACTGTGTTCCAAGAACCTTTTGGCGAATCTCCTGTTCAAGCTCCCCCATTATTGTCGGATTTTCCTCGAGGAATTGTTTTGCTTTCTCGCGACCCTGCCCCATACGCTCGCCTTTGTATGTATACCAGACACCGCTTTTGTTTATCAGACCAAATTTAACACCGAGGTCCACGAGTTCACCCGCTTTGGATATCCCTTTGCCGTAGATAATGTCGAATTCGGCAGTTCTGAAGGGCGGCGCAAGTTTGTTCTTGACGACCTTAACTATAGTGCGTGAGCCTATTGTCTCGGTTCCAATCTTTATCGAACTCGCTCGCCTGATTTCGATCCGCACGGTAGAATAGAATTTCAGGGCGACGCCACCAGTCGTGGTTTCTGGATTGCCGTACATTACTCCTATTTTCATTCGCGTCTGGTTTATGAACACGAGCGCAGTTTGTGAGCGCCCAACCACCGCAGTAAGTTTCCTCAGCGCTTGCGACATTAATCTTGCCTGCATCCCTACCTTTTGGTCGCCCATGTCGCCCTCTATCTCGGCCTTGGGAACCAGCGCGGCAACGGAGTCGATAACTATAACATCTATAGCACCGCTTCTCACAAGCGTTTCCGCTATTTCCAGTGCTTGTTCGCCATAATCGGGTTGCGAAACCCAGAGATTGTCCACATCCACGCCCAGCGCGCGCGCATATATAGGGTCGAGAGCATGCTCAGCATCGATAAATGCTGCTATGCCGCCCCTCTTTTGTGCTTCGGCTATTATGTGAAGACCCAATGTGGTTTTGC
Proteins encoded in this window:
- the recA gene encoding recombinase RecA, whose translation is MSKKNDEKDAKKERLDLVVSEVEKTFGKGYLIRLGDKAIEHVPVIPTGSLSLDLALGIGGIPKGRITEIYGPEASGKTTLGLHIIAEAQKRGGIAAFIDAEHALDPIYARALGVDVDNLWVSQPDYGEQALEIAETLVRSGAIDVIVIDSVAALVPKAEIEGDMGDQKVGMQARLMSQALRKLTAVVGRSQTALVFINQTRMKIGVMYGNPETTTGGVALKFYSTVRIEIRRASSIKIGTETIGSRTIVKVVKNKLAPPFRTAEFDIIYGKGISKAGELVDLGVKFGLINKSGVWYTYKGERMGQGREKAKQFLEENPTIMGELEQEIRQKVLGTQSKTNQGRGKLEPQAD